The following are from one region of the Georgenia sp. M64 genome:
- a CDS encoding arginine deiminase, whose amino-acid sequence MQEYGVASEVGPLRQVILHRPGREMSRLTPSNKDELLFDDVLWVAQAQVEHDRFADVLRGRGVQVLYLEELLAETLENLGARRFVLDHVVDERVYGLGAIDALRNHADNLDSATLASVLVAGITKRELLDQIVEPDSVALGTMTLDDFVLAPLPNHLFTRDTSCWIYDGVAVNSMRKTARMRETVNYEAIYRWHPRFAYSGHHVWSGGTAEGVATVEGGDVLVIGNGAVLVGLSERTSPQGVERLAARLFAEGSADTVIALQMPKARAFMHLDTVMTMVDQESFTQYAGLGMLPSLTIRPGRTPKELSVTTNPADDMYRVIAGALGLDRIRILTTPQDSLAAEREQWDDACNTLAIAPGVVVGYERNTTTNAYLRANGIEVLEVPGTELGRGRGGPRCMSCPTVREEI is encoded by the coding sequence CTGCAGGAGTACGGCGTCGCGTCGGAGGTAGGCCCCCTGCGCCAGGTGATCCTTCACCGGCCGGGGCGGGAGATGTCCAGGCTCACGCCGTCCAACAAGGACGAGCTGCTCTTCGACGACGTCCTCTGGGTCGCCCAGGCGCAGGTCGAGCACGACCGGTTCGCCGACGTCCTGCGGGGCCGGGGGGTCCAGGTGCTCTACCTCGAGGAGCTCCTCGCCGAGACGCTGGAGAACCTCGGCGCCCGCCGCTTCGTCCTCGACCACGTCGTCGACGAGCGGGTGTACGGGCTCGGCGCCATCGACGCCCTCCGCAACCACGCCGACAACCTCGACAGCGCCACCCTCGCGAGCGTGCTGGTCGCCGGCATCACCAAGCGCGAGCTCCTCGACCAGATCGTCGAGCCCGACTCCGTCGCCCTCGGCACGATGACCCTCGACGACTTCGTCCTCGCCCCGCTGCCCAACCACCTGTTCACGCGGGACACGTCCTGCTGGATCTACGACGGTGTCGCCGTCAACTCCATGCGCAAGACGGCCCGCATGCGCGAGACGGTCAACTACGAGGCGATCTACCGCTGGCACCCGAGGTTCGCGTACTCCGGGCACCACGTCTGGTCCGGCGGGACCGCGGAGGGGGTCGCGACCGTCGAGGGCGGCGACGTCCTGGTGATCGGCAACGGAGCGGTGCTCGTCGGGCTGAGCGAGCGTACGTCCCCACAGGGCGTCGAGCGGCTCGCCGCCCGGCTGTTCGCCGAGGGCTCCGCGGACACCGTCATCGCCCTCCAGATGCCCAAGGCGCGCGCGTTCATGCACCTGGACACCGTCATGACCATGGTCGACCAGGAGTCGTTCACCCAGTACGCCGGGCTCGGCATGCTCCCCTCGCTCACCATCCGGCCCGGGCGGACCCCCAAGGAGCTGTCCGTCACCACGAACCCTGCGGACGACATGTACCGGGTGATCGCCGGCGCCCTCGGCCTGGACCGGATCCGGATCCTCACCACCCCGCAGGACTCCCTGGCCGCCGAGCGCGAGCAGTGGGACGACGCCTGCAACACCCTCGCCATCGCGCCCGGCGTCGTCGTCGGGTACGAGCGCAACACCACCACCAACGCCTACCTGCGGGCGAACGGCATCGAGGTCCTCGAGGTCCCCGGTACCGAGCTCGGACGCGGACGTGGAGGTCCGCGCTGCATGAGCTGCCCCACCGTCCGAGAGGAGATTTGA
- a CDS encoding DUF5671 domain-containing protein: MGIALSFIPLLITVGLVYLVVNASRRHGGPGAPDARGVRRFFQYALLCALVLVTATGVSDLLGHLVGDGDPDDEAALARALAFTVVGGPLAAALAWWTRRRHLRDPGETASTTYASYLTLTALTALAVAMVQTQAAVAVALQARPGSAGAAVAVLVWGGLWLVHWWLAERTLSRDRNTGHLLLGSAAGLGTALAGFVLLLAAALDLLVRAEPVLGGTARLGTAAATFLVGAVVWVQYWVLNAARGPRGVPWLLLVLPVGVGGGLVVAVVGASVLLWDVLVWFLGDVRAPSALDHFAGAPTAVGAVVGGAVVWWYHRAVLGETRVVRTEVRRIYEYLVAGIGLLAAATGVGMVVVAAVESLTPGVDVGVTVRNTLLGAVTLLVVGVPLWWGFWRGIGRAVVASPTTEVASRTRRTYLVLLFGIAGVAAVVALIVAVYLLLEDLLAGELSGATARDMRYALGVLVAAAAVSAYHGSVFRQDRELVPPTPELPAGPRSVVLVGPADDHLARELARRTGARVELWPRLDDDAAAAWSLTDLVTAVEGYPGADVLVLGGSHAPEVVPVGRHR, translated from the coding sequence GTGGGCATCGCGCTGTCGTTCATCCCGCTGCTCATCACCGTCGGGCTCGTCTACCTCGTGGTGAACGCATCACGTCGTCACGGTGGACCGGGCGCCCCGGACGCGCGCGGGGTGCGCCGCTTCTTCCAGTACGCGCTGCTGTGCGCGCTGGTGCTCGTCACGGCGACCGGTGTGTCCGACCTCCTCGGGCACCTGGTCGGCGACGGCGACCCCGACGACGAGGCGGCGCTCGCCCGCGCTCTGGCCTTCACCGTGGTCGGCGGCCCTCTCGCTGCTGCGCTGGCGTGGTGGACGCGGCGTCGCCATCTGCGCGACCCGGGGGAGACGGCGTCGACCACGTACGCGTCGTACCTGACCCTCACCGCGCTGACCGCCCTCGCCGTCGCCATGGTCCAGACGCAGGCCGCCGTGGCCGTCGCGCTGCAGGCGCGGCCGGGCTCGGCCGGTGCGGCCGTCGCCGTCCTCGTGTGGGGCGGGCTGTGGCTCGTGCACTGGTGGCTGGCCGAGCGCACGCTCAGCCGCGACCGCAACACGGGCCACCTGCTCCTGGGCTCCGCCGCCGGCCTGGGCACCGCGCTGGCAGGTTTCGTGCTGCTCCTGGCCGCGGCCCTCGACCTGCTCGTCCGCGCCGAGCCGGTCCTGGGCGGGACCGCCCGGCTGGGCACGGCCGCCGCGACGTTCCTCGTCGGCGCCGTCGTGTGGGTGCAGTACTGGGTGCTGAACGCCGCACGGGGCCCGCGCGGCGTCCCGTGGCTGCTGCTCGTCCTGCCCGTCGGTGTGGGCGGCGGGCTCGTGGTCGCCGTCGTCGGCGCGAGCGTCCTGCTCTGGGACGTGCTCGTGTGGTTCCTCGGGGACGTGCGGGCCCCGTCCGCGCTCGACCACTTCGCCGGCGCCCCGACAGCGGTGGGCGCCGTCGTGGGCGGCGCCGTCGTGTGGTGGTACCACCGCGCGGTGCTCGGCGAGACGAGGGTCGTCCGCACCGAGGTCCGGCGGATCTACGAGTACCTCGTGGCCGGCATCGGACTCCTCGCGGCCGCGACCGGCGTCGGCATGGTCGTCGTGGCCGCCGTCGAGTCCCTCACCCCGGGCGTCGACGTCGGCGTCACGGTGCGCAACACCCTCCTCGGTGCCGTCACCCTGCTCGTGGTCGGCGTGCCGCTGTGGTGGGGCTTCTGGCGGGGGATCGGGCGGGCCGTCGTCGCGAGCCCGACGACGGAGGTGGCGTCCCGCACCCGTCGCACCTACCTCGTGCTGCTCTTCGGCATCGCCGGGGTGGCCGCCGTCGTGGCCCTCATCGTGGCGGTCTACCTCCTGCTCGAGGACCTGCTGGCCGGCGAGCTCTCCGGCGCCACGGCGCGCGACATGCGCTACGCCCTCGGGGTTCTCGTCGCGGCCGCCGCGGTCTCGGCCTACCACGGGTCGGTGTTCCGCCAGGACCGCGAGCTCGTCCCGCCGACGCCGGAGCTGCCGGCCGGTCCGCGGTCGGTGGTGCTCGTCGGTCCCGCGGACGACCACCTCGCCCGCGAGCTCGCCCGGCGCACCGGGGCCCGGGTGGAGCTGTGGCCGCGCCTCGACGACGACGCCGCCGCGGCCTGGTCCCTGACGGACCTCGTGACCGCCGTCGAGGGATACCCCGGCGCAGACGTCCTGGTCCTCGGCGGGTCGCACGCGCCGGAGGTGGTCCCGGTGGGACGGCACCGCTGA
- a CDS encoding serine/threonine-protein kinase, with protein sequence MSEPQPLIAGRYRPVRVIATGGMGVVWEAWDERLERTVAIKQLHTALGLPEAEAELAKSRAMREARITARLHHPHAVPVFDAVEHEGRPCLIMPFLPSTPLSTVLRERGPLPATDVARLGTQVAAALAAAHGLGIVHRDVKPGNILITDDGAAHISDFGISHAMGDPTLTATGMVHGTPAFLAPEVARGGDATFASDVFSLGATLYAALEGRPPFGAEPNSIALLHKVAAAEVEPPTRAGPLTPFLLRMLSAETAERPTMEAVAAHLSATAAVPTEEQVAREERAAPEEPKPAVVPVPADVPVTHPATPEEPVTDEVPAAAPAAEPPAPPAGRPDQHRPASRPPAHARTPSVPPVTSATAGDPPRRRLLGVLAAAAVVVALVWVVAAMLTGPDPGTTAEPGPMTSSAPSAEPTGEATAAPEESPAPTEPATTPPPSPAPTTPEPEPEPAPAEEEPAPAEEPAPDRATQLASAVVDYYALMPGDTDAAWPRMTADYQSGHAGGRESYEAFWADIEDVAVTDVQGLPPDQAEATLTYRFDDGRVVVERTAYRLAEEDGLLKIAASTVLSSTGA encoded by the coding sequence GTGAGCGAGCCGCAGCCTCTCATCGCCGGTCGCTATCGCCCCGTCCGGGTGATCGCCACCGGCGGGATGGGCGTGGTCTGGGAGGCGTGGGACGAGCGCCTCGAGCGGACGGTCGCGATCAAGCAGCTGCACACCGCGCTCGGCCTCCCCGAGGCCGAGGCCGAGCTCGCGAAGAGCCGGGCGATGCGCGAGGCGCGGATCACCGCGCGCCTGCACCACCCGCACGCGGTCCCCGTCTTCGACGCCGTCGAGCACGAGGGCCGGCCCTGTCTCATCATGCCGTTCCTGCCGTCGACACCGCTCTCGACCGTCCTGCGCGAGCGCGGGCCCCTGCCGGCCACCGACGTCGCACGGCTCGGCACGCAGGTCGCCGCCGCCCTTGCCGCCGCCCACGGGCTGGGGATCGTCCACCGCGACGTCAAGCCCGGGAACATCCTCATCACCGACGACGGCGCCGCGCACATCAGCGACTTCGGGATCTCGCACGCCATGGGCGACCCCACCCTCACCGCGACCGGGATGGTCCACGGCACCCCCGCCTTCCTCGCCCCGGAGGTGGCCCGCGGCGGGGACGCCACCTTCGCGTCCGACGTCTTCTCCCTCGGCGCCACGCTCTACGCGGCGCTCGAGGGCCGGCCGCCGTTCGGCGCCGAGCCGAACTCCATCGCCCTGCTGCACAAGGTCGCGGCGGCGGAGGTCGAGCCACCGACCCGCGCCGGCCCGCTCACCCCCTTCCTGCTCCGGATGCTCTCGGCGGAGACGGCGGAGCGGCCCACGATGGAAGCCGTCGCCGCGCACCTCTCGGCGACCGCGGCCGTGCCCACCGAGGAGCAGGTGGCGCGGGAGGAGCGGGCCGCGCCGGAGGAGCCGAAGCCGGCGGTCGTCCCGGTGCCCGCGGACGTCCCGGTGACGCACCCCGCGACACCCGAGGAGCCGGTGACCGACGAGGTGCCTGCAGCCGCACCGGCCGCCGAGCCGCCCGCACCGCCCGCCGGCCGTCCGGACCAGCACCGTCCCGCCTCCAGGCCCCCCGCGCACGCCCGCACACCGTCCGTCCCACCGGTCACCAGCGCCACGGCCGGTGACCCGCCGCGCCGACGCCTGCTCGGCGTGCTGGCCGCCGCCGCCGTCGTGGTCGCCCTGGTGTGGGTCGTCGCGGCGATGCTGACGGGGCCCGACCCGGGCACCACCGCCGAGCCCGGCCCGATGACGTCCAGCGCACCGTCCGCCGAGCCGACCGGCGAGGCGACGGCCGCTCCGGAGGAGTCACCCGCCCCGACCGAGCCCGCCACGACACCGCCGCCCAGCCCCGCACCGACGACGCCGGAGCCCGAGCCCGAACCGGCGCCGGCCGAGGAGGAGCCCGCCCCGGCCGAGGAGCCCGCCCCGGACCGGGCGACGCAGCTGGCCTCCGCGGTGGTCGACTACTACGCGCTCATGCCGGGCGACACCGACGCCGCCTGGCCGCGCATGACCGCCGACTACCAGTCGGGCCACGCCGGGGGACGCGAGAGCTACGAGGCCTTCTGGGCCGACATCGAGGACGTCGCGGTGACGGACGTCCAGGGCCTGCCCCCGGACCAGGCAGAGGCGACCCTGACCTACCGGTTCGACGACGGCCGCGTCGTCGTGGAGCGGACCGCCTACCGTCTGGCGGAGGAGGACGGGTTGCTGAAGATCGCCGCCTCGACCGTGCTGAGCAGCACCGGCGCCTGA
- a CDS encoding DUF808 domain-containing protein has product MSGGLVALLDDVAALARIAAASVDDIGAAAGRASMKAAGVVIDDTAVTPRYVHGFAAKRELPMIKKIAIGSVRNKLLFILPAILLLSQFIPWLLTPILMLGGLYLSYEGAEKIYELVTGKHKEEKQEAEPAAVVGPEEEKSMVSGAIRTDFILSAEIMVISLNEVADEPFVSRALILVVVALGITALVYGVVALIVKMDDIGLHLAERESAFSQRLGRFLVKAMPKLLAILSTVGLVAMLWVGGHILLVGTDELGWHGPYGLVHQLEEAAAHALPAVGAFVGWLVNTLGSAIFGLAAGALVVAVMHVIPRKKKAGAHH; this is encoded by the coding sequence GTGAGCGGGGGCCTCGTCGCCCTGCTCGACGACGTGGCCGCCCTGGCCAGGATCGCGGCAGCATCCGTCGACGACATCGGGGCCGCCGCGGGTCGGGCGAGCATGAAGGCCGCCGGCGTCGTCATCGACGACACCGCGGTGACGCCGCGGTACGTGCACGGCTTCGCGGCCAAGCGCGAGCTGCCGATGATCAAGAAGATCGCCATCGGCTCGGTCCGCAACAAGCTGCTGTTCATCCTCCCGGCCATCCTGCTGCTGAGCCAGTTCATCCCGTGGCTGCTCACGCCGATCCTCATGCTCGGCGGTCTCTACCTCTCCTACGAGGGCGCGGAGAAGATCTACGAGCTCGTCACCGGCAAGCACAAGGAGGAGAAGCAGGAGGCCGAGCCGGCCGCCGTCGTCGGGCCCGAGGAGGAGAAGTCGATGGTCAGCGGAGCGATCCGCACCGACTTCATCCTCTCCGCGGAGATCATGGTCATCTCGCTCAACGAGGTGGCCGACGAGCCGTTCGTCTCCCGCGCACTCATCCTCGTCGTCGTCGCGCTCGGCATCACCGCGCTGGTCTACGGCGTCGTCGCACTCATCGTGAAGATGGACGACATCGGGCTGCACCTGGCTGAGCGGGAGTCCGCGTTCTCCCAGCGTCTGGGTCGCTTCCTCGTCAAGGCGATGCCTAAGCTCCTCGCGATCCTCTCCACCGTGGGCCTCGTCGCCATGCTCTGGGTGGGCGGGCACATCCTCCTCGTGGGTACGGACGAGCTGGGCTGGCACGGCCCCTACGGGCTGGTCCACCAGCTCGAGGAGGCCGCGGCCCATGCCCTGCCTGCGGTCGGCGCGTTCGTGGGCTGGCTCGTCAACACGCTCGGCTCGGCGATCTTCGGCCTCGCCGCCGGCGCGCTCGTCGTCGCGGTCATGCACGTCATCCCGCGGAAGAAGAAGGCCGGGGCGCACCACTGA
- a CDS encoding LacI family DNA-binding transcriptional regulator, producing the protein MTKRVGIRDVAREAGVSPATVSLVLNDRAATRIPASTQDRVRRAASDIGYSPNSVARSLRTRTTRTIGLISDQIATTPYAVRMIEAVQDGARAHGHLVFLVSTGAERSLERDAVAALRDQQVDGLIYACMWHRDVEVPQGMPPGSVVLDGRPDRAGYPAVVPDDRRGAEAAVQALVDAGHRRIAYVDIDEDPEPLASGLRREGYLAVLAAAGIDPDPALHVKGSADAVGARDAAGRVLELPPGRRPTALFCFNDRMAMGAYSAARRHGLEIPTDLSVVGYDDQQLIAAELDPPLTTVALPHYDMGRWAVEVLLGSREAPPDQGVTLMPCPLITRESVGPPPAEQKEPGRRRT; encoded by the coding sequence ATGACGAAGCGAGTCGGTATCCGGGACGTCGCCCGGGAGGCGGGCGTCTCCCCGGCCACCGTCTCCCTCGTCCTCAACGACCGCGCCGCGACGAGGATCCCGGCCAGCACCCAGGACCGGGTGCGCCGGGCGGCGTCGGACATCGGGTACTCACCGAACTCCGTGGCCCGGAGCCTGCGCACCCGCACCACCCGCACCATCGGCCTCATCTCCGACCAGATCGCCACCACCCCGTACGCCGTCCGGATGATCGAGGCGGTCCAGGACGGCGCGCGGGCCCACGGGCACCTCGTCTTCCTCGTGAGCACCGGGGCCGAGCGGTCCCTCGAGCGTGACGCGGTGGCCGCCCTGCGCGACCAGCAGGTCGACGGGCTGATCTACGCCTGCATGTGGCACCGCGACGTCGAGGTGCCGCAGGGGATGCCGCCGGGCTCGGTCGTCCTGGACGGGCGGCCCGACCGGGCGGGCTATCCCGCCGTCGTGCCGGACGACCGACGGGGTGCCGAGGCGGCCGTCCAGGCGCTCGTCGACGCCGGGCACCGGCGGATCGCGTACGTCGACATCGACGAGGACCCCGAGCCGCTCGCCTCGGGCCTGCGGCGCGAGGGCTACCTCGCCGTCCTGGCGGCGGCCGGGATCGACCCCGACCCCGCGCTCCACGTCAAGGGCTCGGCGGACGCCGTCGGCGCCCGGGACGCGGCCGGCCGGGTGCTCGAGCTGCCTCCCGGGCGCCGCCCCACCGCCCTGTTCTGCTTCAACGACCGCATGGCGATGGGCGCGTACTCGGCGGCCCGGCGCCACGGCCTGGAGATCCCCACCGACCTGTCGGTCGTCGGCTACGACGACCAGCAGCTCATCGCCGCCGAGCTCGACCCGCCGCTGACCACCGTCGCCCTGCCGCACTACGACATGGGGCGGTGGGCGGTGGAGGTGCTGCTCGGGTCGCGCGAGGCGCCGCCCGACCAGGGCGTGACGTTGATGCCGTGCCCTCTCATCACGAGGGAGTCGGTAGGTCCGCCGCCGGCCGAGCAGAAGGAGCCCGGCCGACGACGGACGTGA
- a CDS encoding extracellular solute-binding protein, with the protein MRRKSFTAMVATTAALGIVLTACGRAGESDGGGGGGGDGETTELTMWTHSAGNPAELEVYEKIVADFNDSQDEYEVVMESFPQGAYNDAIVAAAASGDLPCLLDMDGPIVPNWAWAGYIQPLGLDPAVTDALLPTAVGRYQDEIYSAGYWDAALAVFARQSVLDENGIRVPTFEEPWTQEEFDEALTTLQGAGYETPLDIGAEDTGEWWSYAYSPMLQSAGGDLIDRDTMLTADGALNGPEAVEFFTWFQGLFDQGLASDSGEIGNEEFNNDEVALSYTGVWNAMDSLDAVGDDLLILPPPDLGNGPVIGGASWQWGISAECDAADGAREYLEFSFKPEYIAEFADKQVVIPAMAEAEELSENFGEGDPLQPFVELSQRYALERPPTPAYPVISSVFERAAKDIMNGADVQSTLDQAVQEIDANIESNDGYGF; encoded by the coding sequence ATGCGACGCAAGTCCTTCACGGCGATGGTAGCCACCACGGCGGCCCTCGGGATCGTGCTCACCGCGTGCGGACGGGCCGGTGAGTCCGACGGCGGTGGCGGCGGTGGCGGCGACGGCGAGACCACCGAGCTGACCATGTGGACGCACTCCGCCGGGAACCCGGCCGAGCTGGAGGTCTACGAGAAGATCGTCGCCGACTTCAACGACTCCCAGGACGAGTACGAGGTCGTCATGGAGTCCTTCCCGCAGGGCGCCTACAACGACGCGATCGTCGCCGCCGCGGCGTCGGGCGACCTGCCGTGCCTGCTCGACATGGACGGCCCGATCGTCCCGAACTGGGCGTGGGCGGGCTACATCCAGCCGCTCGGGCTCGACCCGGCGGTGACCGACGCCCTCCTGCCGACGGCGGTCGGGCGCTACCAGGACGAGATCTACTCCGCGGGCTACTGGGACGCGGCGCTCGCCGTCTTCGCCCGGCAGTCGGTGCTCGACGAGAACGGGATCCGCGTCCCGACCTTCGAGGAGCCCTGGACCCAGGAGGAGTTCGACGAGGCGCTGACCACGCTCCAGGGCGCGGGCTACGAGACGCCGCTGGACATCGGTGCCGAGGACACCGGCGAGTGGTGGTCCTACGCGTACTCGCCCATGCTCCAGAGCGCCGGTGGCGACCTCATCGACCGCGACACCATGCTCACCGCCGACGGGGCGCTCAACGGACCGGAGGCCGTGGAGTTCTTCACCTGGTTCCAGGGTCTGTTCGACCAGGGCCTCGCCTCGGACTCGGGCGAGATCGGCAACGAGGAGTTCAACAACGACGAGGTCGCGCTCAGCTACACGGGTGTCTGGAACGCGATGGACTCCCTGGACGCCGTCGGCGACGACCTGCTCATCCTGCCGCCGCCGGACCTGGGCAACGGCCCGGTCATCGGCGGTGCCTCCTGGCAGTGGGGGATCTCGGCCGAGTGTGACGCCGCCGACGGCGCCCGCGAGTACCTCGAGTTCAGCTTCAAGCCCGAGTACATCGCCGAGTTCGCCGACAAGCAGGTGGTCATCCCGGCGATGGCCGAGGCCGAGGAGCTGTCGGAGAACTTCGGTGAGGGCGACCCGCTCCAGCCCTTCGTCGAGCTCTCGCAGCGGTACGCGCTCGAGCGCCCCCCGACACCTGCGTACCCGGTGATCTCCAGCGTCTTCGAGCGCGCCGCGAAGGACATCATGAACGGCGCCGACGTCCAGTCCACGCTCGACCAGGCGGTCCAGGAGATCGACGCCAACATCGAGTCCAACGACGGGTACGGCTTCTGA
- a CDS encoding sugar ABC transporter permease translates to MTVPTQQVSPHAEPRTSRKVRRNARASREGSRSAYAMVAPATILLVLFLIVPVLLAFGLSFTNARLISPNPPRFVGLDNFVRAFTNDPTFMRSLLNTFLFAAVVVPVQAGLGLVMAILVNQKLRGVTWFRVIFFVPVVTSIVVISILWEFMYQENGLVNSMIDTLTFGAFQGTDWLGNTDTALGAIIVLSIWQAVGFHMIIWLSGLQTIPGELYEAARMDGANAWQQFTSVTWPGLRSTMVFILVTITIAALGLFVQIDVMTQGGPRDATTTLVYHAVQQGYRRQETGYGAAISLIFFVIVLIIALVQRYLTREKD, encoded by the coding sequence ATGACCGTCCCCACCCAGCAGGTCTCACCGCACGCCGAGCCCCGCACGTCGAGGAAGGTGCGCCGCAACGCGCGTGCCTCGCGCGAGGGCAGCCGCTCCGCCTACGCGATGGTGGCACCGGCCACCATCCTCCTCGTCCTCTTCCTCATCGTCCCGGTCCTCCTCGCGTTCGGCCTGTCCTTCACCAACGCCCGGCTCATCTCGCCGAACCCGCCGCGGTTCGTCGGTCTGGACAACTTCGTCCGCGCCTTCACCAACGACCCGACCTTCATGAGGTCCCTCCTCAACACGTTCCTCTTCGCCGCCGTCGTCGTGCCGGTCCAGGCCGGCCTGGGCCTGGTGATGGCGATCCTCGTGAACCAGAAGCTGCGCGGCGTCACGTGGTTCCGCGTCATCTTCTTCGTCCCTGTCGTCACCTCGATCGTGGTCATCTCGATCCTCTGGGAGTTCATGTACCAGGAGAACGGCCTCGTGAACTCGATGATCGACACCCTCACCTTCGGCGCCTTCCAGGGCACCGACTGGCTGGGCAACACCGACACCGCGCTCGGCGCGATCATCGTGCTCTCGATCTGGCAGGCCGTGGGCTTCCACATGATCATCTGGCTCTCCGGACTCCAGACGATCCCCGGCGAGCTCTACGAGGCGGCCCGGATGGACGGCGCCAACGCCTGGCAGCAGTTCACGTCGGTGACGTGGCCGGGCCTGCGCTCGACGATGGTCTTCATCCTCGTCACCATCACCATCGCCGCGCTCGGGCTGTTCGTCCAGATCGACGTCATGACCCAGGGCGGCCCCCGCGACGCCACGACGACCCTGGTCTACCACGCCGTGCAGCAGGGCTACCGCCGGCAGGAGACCGGCTACGGCGCCGCGATCTCGCTCATCTTCTTCGTCATCGTGCTGATCATCGCGCTGGTGCAGCGGTACCTCACCCGAGAGAAGGACTGA
- a CDS encoding carbohydrate ABC transporter permease, translating to MTAPATQTARQRSGAAADAAQRRNRRRLVIGYIPMVLLALFFLFPLVFMFVSSLKPDAQILSDIDSPQAFLPVGDISTQNYVDVFDRVPVARFILNSVLVTTLIVGLGLVVNSMAGFALSRLEWSGRKVLLTVIIATLIVPFETIAIPMVYWVSKLPTLVFEGAVPMYDIGWLNSYHVQIVPFIANAFSIFLFTQYFSTIPKSLDEAARIDGAGWFTIYRRIIVPLAGPAFATVAILTFLPAWNQYLWPLMVVQQEELRPVMVGMQYFFQINPAWGEIMAYTSLITLPVLIMFLAFQRAFVSSIASSGVKG from the coding sequence ATGACCGCACCCGCCACCCAGACCGCGCGGCAGCGGTCCGGCGCCGCCGCCGACGCCGCGCAGCGGCGGAACCGCCGCCGCCTCGTCATCGGCTACATCCCGATGGTCCTGCTCGCGCTGTTCTTCCTCTTCCCGCTGGTGTTCATGTTCGTCTCGAGCCTCAAGCCGGACGCGCAGATCCTCTCCGACATCGACTCCCCGCAGGCCTTCCTGCCGGTGGGGGACATCTCCACCCAGAACTACGTCGACGTCTTCGACCGGGTGCCCGTCGCCCGGTTCATCCTCAACTCGGTGCTCGTCACCACGCTCATCGTCGGCCTCGGTCTCGTGGTCAACTCCATGGCCGGCTTCGCGCTGTCCAGGCTGGAGTGGTCCGGCCGGAAGGTGCTCCTGACGGTCATCATCGCCACCCTCATCGTGCCCTTCGAGACGATCGCGATCCCGATGGTCTACTGGGTCTCGAAGCTGCCGACCTTGGTGTTCGAGGGGGCGGTGCCGATGTACGACATCGGGTGGCTGAACTCCTACCACGTGCAGATCGTGCCGTTCATCGCGAACGCGTTCTCGATCTTCCTGTTCACCCAGTACTTCTCCACGATCCCGAAGTCGCTGGACGAGGCGGCCCGGATCGACGGTGCGGGCTGGTTCACCATCTACCGGCGGATCATCGTGCCGCTGGCCGGGCCGGCGTTCGCCACCGTCGCCATCCTCACCTTCCTGCCCGCCTGGAACCAGTACCTGTGGCCGCTCATGGTGGTCCAGCAGGAGGAGCTGAGGCCCGTCATGGTCGGCATGCAGTACTTCTTCCAGATCAACCCCGCCTGGGGCGAGATCATGGCGTACACCTCGCTCATCACCCTGCCGGTGCTGATCATGTTCCTGGCCTTCCAGCGGGCCTTCGTCAGCTCGATCGCCTCGAGCGGGGTGAAGGGATGA
- a CDS encoding glycosyl hydrolase family 32 — translation MSLRLPDHWVWDSWPAFDGTHHHLFFLRASRALHDPDRRHLRASVGHARSTDLRTWELLPDALVAADTPAWDDQATWTGSVVQAPDGTWRMFYTGVDREGRGLVQRVGVAVSDDLITWHRRPGPITEADPRWYEKLDLDAWIDEAWRDPWVLPDPDGDGWHMLVTARVPDGDPDGRSVIGHARSADLETWEVQPPLTTPAGFGQMEVPQVAVVDGLPVLLFCCWPDRMSEERRASAPSGGMWVVPGESLLGPWDLTRATTFDHPSLYAARLVERTPGDWVLLGFRDKEDGAFVGEIADPLPVVRDGDTLRLA, via the coding sequence ATGAGCCTGCGACTGCCCGACCACTGGGTGTGGGACAGCTGGCCCGCCTTCGACGGCACCCACCACCACCTGTTCTTCCTGCGGGCCTCGCGGGCGCTGCACGACCCCGACCGGCGGCACCTGCGCGCCTCCGTCGGCCATGCCCGCTCGACGGACCTGCGCACCTGGGAGCTCCTGCCGGACGCGCTCGTGGCCGCCGACACGCCCGCCTGGGACGACCAGGCCACCTGGACCGGCTCGGTGGTCCAGGCCCCCGACGGCACCTGGCGCATGTTCTACACCGGGGTCGACCGGGAGGGCCGCGGGCTGGTGCAGCGGGTGGGGGTCGCCGTCTCCGACGACCTCATCACCTGGCACCGCCGGCCGGGGCCCATCACCGAGGCGGACCCGCGGTGGTACGAGAAGCTGGACCTCGACGCGTGGATCGACGAGGCCTGGCGCGACCCCTGGGTCCTCCCCGATCCCGACGGCGACGGCTGGCACATGCTCGTCACCGCGCGGGTCCCCGACGGCGACCCCGACGGCCGCAGCGTCATCGGTCACGCCCGCAGCGCCGACCTCGAGACGTGGGAGGTCCAGCCGCCGCTGACGACCCCGGCGGGGTTCGGGCAGATGGAGGTCCCGCAGGTCGCCGTCGTCGACGGCCTGCCGGTGCTGCTCTTCTGCTGCTGGCCGGACCGGATGTCCGAGGAGCGCCGCGCCTCGGCCCCCTCGGGCGGGATGTGGGTGGTGCCGGGGGAGTCGCTCCTCGGGCCGTGGGACCTCACGCGGGCGACGACGTTCGACCACCCGAGCCTCTACGCCGCGCGGCTGGTCGAGCGGACGCCGGGCGACTGGGTGCTGCTCGGCTTCCGCGACAAGGAGGACGGCGCGTTCGTCGGGGAGATCGCCGACCCGCTGCCCGTCGTCCGCGACGGGGACACCCTGCGGCTGGCGTGA